The following proteins come from a genomic window of Metarhizium brunneum chromosome 2, complete sequence:
- the sed2_1 gene encoding Tripeptidyl-peptidase sed2 yields the protein MPLLVAVLAGLLSGASAAANLVQHERVPQLPQGWARMDASLDPDRPFRLSIALRQPEIHRLASKFARGSGHLSLDEVRTLRAPDPKDAAAVVDWLRENGVHDTVTKDDWIHVNTTVSTAESLLNTQLQRYSFDGKVSMVRAREYSVPSHLSDAISFINPISNFMTPLREPMTPLPAQDARDRRATAACSGTVTPKCLRQLYNMHYKAPGNSSEVRLGVSGYLEQHSNHADVRDFLRQQVPELPRYDFKVELVNGGTDPQKPPTAGSEAQLDLEYVMGLGFPSQVTYYATGGRGEKIGDDGKPVTGKKLDNEPYLEFIQALLDKPDDEVPHVLSVSYGDDELSVPRPYAERVCGMLGLLTKRGTSIIHSSGDGGSAGGRVGNCRTKDGTNKKVTMSTFPASCPWVTAVGATSNIAEPPSGASFSSGGFSQYFERPAWQAAAVDKYVEEINGHLDGYYNASMRAVPDISAVGTNFRVIVGARRKLIEGTSASAPVFAAMISLINDARLRKGKPSLGWLNEILYSDKVTSLLQDITKGQSYSCTWDKVSPGGWPAKQGWDAITGLGVPNDFAKFLEVLEDV from the coding sequence ATGCCTTTGTTAGTCGCAGTTTTGGCCGGGCTGTTGAGCGGTGCcagtgccgccgccaacctCGTCCAACACGAGCGTGTCCCCCAACTGCCGCAAGGATGGGCCCGGATGGACGCCTCGCTCGACCCGGACCGGCCCTTCAGACTGTCCATTGCCCTGAGACAGCCCGAGATTCACCGCCTGGCCTCCAAGTTTGCCCGCGGCTCCGGCCACCTCTCCCTGGACGAGGTCCGTACGCTGCGGGCGCCCGACCCGAaagacgccgccgccgtcgtcgactggCTCCGTGAAAACGGCGTCCACGACACCGTGACAAAGGACGACTGGATCCACGTCAACACGACCGTCAGCACCGCCGAGAGCCTGCTCAACACCCAGCTGCAGCGCTACTCGTTTGACGGCAAGGTGTCCATGGTCCGGGCCCGAGAGTACTCGGTGCCGTCGCACCTCTCCGACGCCATCAGCTTCATCAACCCCATCTCCAACTTCATGACGCCGCTGCGGGAGCCCATGACGCCCCTGCCCGCCCAGGACGCGCGCGACCGACGCGCGACCGCCGCTTGCTCCGGCACCGTGACGCCCAAGTGCCTGCGCCAGCTGTACAACATGCACTACAAGGCCCCCGGCAACTCGTCCGAGGTCCGCCTCGGGGTGAGCGGCTACCTCGAGCAGCACTCCAACCACGCGGACGTCCGGGACTTCCTCCGGCAGCAGGTCCCGGAGCTCCCCCGCTACGACTTCAAGGTGGAGCTGGTCAACGGCGGCACCGACCCCCAGAAACCGCCCACGGCCGGCAGCGAGGCCCAGCTCGACCTCGAGTACGTCATGGGTCTCGGCTTCCCGTCCCAGGTCACCTACTACGCGaccggcggccgcggcgagaagattggcgacgacggcaagcccgtcacgggcaagaagctcgacAACGAGCCCTACCTCGAGTTCATCCAGGCGCTGCTCGACAAgcccgacgacgaggtgccGCACGTGCTGTCCGTGTCctacggcgacgacgagctgtcgGTGCCCCGGCCCTACGCCGAGCGCGTCTGCGGCATGCTCGGCCTCCTGACCAAGCGCGGCACCTCCATCATCCACTCGTCCGGGGACGGCGGCTCGGCCGGCGGCCGCGTGGGCAACTGCCGCACCAAGGACGGCACCAACAAAAAGGTCACCATGTCCACGTTTCCCGCGTCGTGTCCGTGGGTGACGGCCGTGGGCGCCACCTCCAACATCGCCGAGCCCCCCTCCGGCGCGAGCTTCAGCTCCGGCGGCTTCTCCCAGTACTTTGAGCGGCCCGCGTGGCAGGCGGCCGCCGTGGACAAATACGTCGAGGAGATCAACGGCCACCTGGACGGGTACTACAACGCCAGCATGAGGGCCGTGCCGGACATCTCGGCCGTGGGGACCAACTTCCGGGTGATTGTTGGCGCCCGCCGTAAGCTCATCGAGGGCACCAGCGCGAGCGCGCCCGTCTTCGCAGCCATGATCTCCCTCATCAACGATGCCCGCCTGAGAAAGGGGAAGCCCTCGCTGGGGTGGCTCAACGAGATCTTGTACTCGGACAAGGTGACCTCTCTGCTGCAGGACATCACCAAGGGCCAGAGCTACTCGTGCACCTGGGACAAGGTCAGCCCCGGTGGCTGGCCGGCCAAGCAGGGATGGGACGCAATCACCGGCCTCGGCGTGCCAaacgactttgccaagttccTCGAGGTTCTCGAGGACGTGTGA
- the mtr_2 gene encoding N amino acid transport system protein: MAEQITSTPAPATATAAVKASADSGKPSAATPPAPSPSHPLGLADTDIFGETSEEMDQDRLKQIAAAGNAHFHRLGWKRLAVVTIVEAVALGALSLPAAYHTLGMFPGVFLTITLGSIAIFTSWLVGQVKLKYPETASYADAGRLLLGRFGYEVFGAALVLELVMVVGSHALTGSIALSDLNDGRTCSIVFSAVSAIILLILAIPPSFTEVAILGYIDFGSIVAAVGITIIATGIQARDGPGGLSGVGWSAWPKEGVTFSQAFVAVSNIIFAFSFAIGQFSFMDEMHTPTDYMKSIWASGLIQIAIYTLTGALCYAFIGPSVQSPALLSAGPLISKIAFGVALPVIFISGSINSTVALRYIHGRMFKNSVLRYIKTPRGWASWIGLVTVFTIVAWVIAEAIPIFSDLLSLASALFVSGFSFWIPAIMWFKLLCQGKWYSGRNLLISLGSIVAFVIGAVTLVAGTYSTIVDIIKETNDGSAHSPFACRSS, encoded by the exons atggctgaGCAAATCACCAGCACCCCTGCGCCTGCAactgccactgccgccgtcaaggccagcgCCGACTCCGGGAAGCCTTCAGCCGCGACGCCACCGGCGCCGTCCCCAAGCCATCCGCTGGGCCTGGCCGACACCGACATCTTTGGCGAGACGAGCGAGGAAATGGACCAGGACCGCCTGAAGCAGATCGCGGCCGCGGGCAACGCCCATTTCCACCGCCTGGGATGGAAGCGgctcgccgtcgtcaccattgtcgaggccgtggcccTGGGCGCCCTCAGCCTGCCGGCCGCATACCACACGCTGGGCATGTTTCCCGGCGTCTTCCTCACCATCACGCTGGGCTCCATTGCCATCTTCACGAGCTGGCTCGTCGGCCAGGTCAAGCTCAAGTACCCGGAGACGGCCAGCTacgccgacgccggcaggctgctgctgggccggtTCGGCTACGAGGTGTTTGGCGCGGCGCTGGTGCTCGAGCTGGTCATGGTGGTCGGGTCGCACGCCCTCACGGGCAGCATCGCGCTCAGCGACCTCAACGACGGCCGCACCTGCTCCATTGTCTTCTCGGCGGTGTCGGCCATCATCCTGCTGATCCTGGCCATCCCGCCGTCCTTCACCGAGGTCGCCATCCTGGGCTACATTGACTTTGGGTCCATTgtggccgccgtcggcatcaccatcatcgccacgGGCATCCAGGCGCGTGACGGGCCCGGTGGCCTGTCGGGCGTCGGGTGGTCGGCCTGGCCCAAGGAGGGCGTGACCTTCTCGCAGGCGTTTGTGGCCGTGAGCAACATCATCTTTGCCTTTAGCTTCGCCATCGGCCAGTTCTCCTTCATGGACGAGATGCACACGCCCACCGACTACATGAAGTCCATCTGGGCCTCGGGCCTGATCCAGATTGCCATCTACACCCTCACCGGCGCCCTGTGCTACGCCTTTATCGGCCCCTCGGTCCAGTCGCCCGCCCTCTTGTCGGCGGGGCCGCTCATCTCCAAGATTGCGTTTGGCGTCGCGCTGCCCGTCATTTTCATCTCGGGCTCCATCAACTCGACCGTGGCCCTCCGCTACATCCACGGCCGCATGTTCAAGAACTCGGTCCTGCGGTACATCAAGACGCCGCGGGGCTGGGCGTCGTGGATCGGCCTCGTTACCGTCTTCACCATCGTTGCGTGGGTTATTGCCGAGGCCATTCCCATCTTTTCCGACCTGCTCTCCCTGGCGTCGGCGCTTTTTGTGTCGGGCTTCTCGTTTTGGATCCCCGCCATCATGTGGTTCAAGCTGCTTTGCCAGGGAAAGTGGTATTCCGGGCGGAATCTGCTCATcagcctcggcagcatcGTGGCATTCGTCATTGGCGCCGTGACGCTTGTTGCCGGCACCTATTCCACCATTGTTGATATT ATCAAAGAGACGAATGACGGCTCGGCTCACAGCCCATTTGCCTGCCGATCAAGTTGA
- the gnl_1 gene encoding Gluconolactonase: protein MPVFADYEAVALIPFSFGFISQVLLGSYNMSISNISLLAAATDAGYFASLLPANSSTPAISLRAYHDDFYNLIGHEARARKVWDLPWEAFHEAGVYNRRDNSLYIASNYQSLEDNINITVVSLDSDDYPFYSTQFPNLAMANGGTTYYPPGSRHDETTTPPMHVYCDEGDFEHDSKLVAVDPNTNRSKPLLTSFLGRGFSSLNDVRQHPQTGDLWFTDADYGYFQHFRPEPSQPKQVYRFEPDTGIVQVVADGFVQPNGLEFSPDLRTLYISDTGSQQFGREPTQPSTIYAYDVVDKRRLANRRTFAWADTGFPDGVHCDTRGNVWAACGDGLHIWNPRGVLLGKIHVGEMSNNFAFAPGKVFVFSNSRLWVVENIRAQGREVCRDFGVGCH from the coding sequence ATGCCAGTGTTTGCGGACTACGAGGCCGTGGCATTGATTCCCTTTTCGTTTGGATTCATCTCCCAGGTACTCCTGGGGAGCTACAACATGTCCATCTCCAATATCAGCCTCTTGGCTGCGGCCACCGATGCCGGCTACTTTGCCTCTCTGCTGCCGGCCAACTCGTCCACACCAGCCATCTCACTGCGCGCGTACCACGACGACTTTTACAACCTCATTGGACACGAGGCCAGGGCTCGAAAAGTGTGGGATCTGCCCTGGGAAGCCTTCCACGAGGCCGGCGTCTACAACCGCCGAGACAACTCGCTGTACATTGCCTCCAACTACCAGAGCCTCGAGGacaacatcaacatcacCGTCGTCAGCCTCGACTCGGACGACTACCCATTCTACAGCACCCAGTTCCCcaatctggccatggccaacggcggcacCACCTACTATCCCCCCGGGTCGCGTCACGacgagacgacgacgccccCGATGCACGTCTACTgcgacgagggcgacttTGAGCACGACTCCAAGCTGGTGGCCGTCGACCCAAACACCAACAGGTCCAAGCCGCTGCTGACCAGCTTCCTCGGGCGCGGCTTCTCGTCGCTCAACGACGTGCGGCAGCACCCGCAGACGGGCGACCTGTGGTTCACCGACGCCGACTACGGCTACTTTCAGCACTTTCGCCCCGAgcccagccagcccaagCAGGTGTACCGCTTCGAGCCCGACACGGGCATCGTGCAGGTCGTGGCGGACGGCTTCGTGCAGCCCAACGGCCTCGAGTTCTCGCCGGACCTGCGGACGCTGTACATTTCCGACACGGGCAGCCAGCAGTTTGGGCGCGAGCCCACGCAGCCGTCCACCATCTACGCCTACGACGTGGTCGACAAGAGACGCCTCGCCAACCGCCGGACCTTTGCGTGGGCCGACACGGGCTTCCCGGACGGCGTGCACTGCGACACGCGCGGCAACGTGTGGGCGGCGTGCGGCGACGGGCTGCACATCTGGAACCCGCGCGGAGTCTTGCTGGGCAAGATCCACGTCGGCGAGATGAGCAAcaactttgcctttgccccgGGCAAGGTGTTTGTCTTTTCCAACTCGCGGCTGTGGGTTGTGGAGAATATAAGGGCGCAGGGGAGGGAGGTGTGCCGGGACTTTGGGGTGGGATGCCATTAG
- the hmp_1 gene encoding Flavohemoprotein, with protein sequence MALTYSQCQKIRATVPALNARGEEIIASFYQSLLRGHPELRSYFNTANQLNKLQPKAMASLIIQFANNVSHIYELIPKMERICQKHCSVGVQPHHYKIMGAYLLEAFTGILDPSMTPDAKMAWNNAYWMLANMFIAREKQLYKTFGPWTDWRPFDIADRVHDGENVVSFYLKPRDKKPLPPFMPGQYVSIRVAVPGKEHKQIRQYALSEAPNPDYYRITVQRNRGAAAAADDDEQHQSACPYASPPGAVSNHLIDSAVAGDTLELSHPAGHIFLDTKNLSNAPLVLFSTGIGATPMLSILNFTAKEQPARPVSWINASQGAMPFQARVDSLAARRRNLRNTTLGIAHDGHASADCDGQDDARLDLVSLRPDDLFLRNECTEYFVCGAENITVQFVEFLERHGIDRARIHCELQTVARY encoded by the coding sequence ATGGCGTTGACCTACTCACAATGCCAAAAGATTCGCGCCACAGTGCCGGCGCTCAACGCCCGCGGAGAAGAAATCATCGCATCCTTCTACCAAAGCCTGCTGCGCGGCCACCCCGAGCTCCGGAGCTACTTCAACACGGCCAACCAGCTCAACAAGCTGCAGCCCAAGGCAATGGCCTCGCTCATCATCCAGTTTGCCAACAACGTGAGCCACATATACGAGCTGATACCCAAAATGGAGCGCATCTGCCAGAAGCACTGCTCCGTGGGCGTGCAGCCCCATCACTACAAAATCATGGGCGCCTACCTCCTCGAGGCCTTCACGGGCATCCTGGACCCGTCCATGACGCCAGACGCCAAAATGGCCTGGAACAACGCCTACTGGATGCTGGCAAACATGTTCATCGCCCGGGAGAAGCAGCTGTACAAGACGTTTGGGCCGTGGACCGACTGGCGGCCCTTTGACATTGCGGACCGCGTCCACGACGGCGAAAACGTCGTCTCCTTCTACCTCAAGCCCCGGGACAagaagccgctgccgcccttCATGCCGGGCCAGTACGTCTCCATCCGCGTCGCCGTCCCGGGCAAGGAGCACAAGCAGATCCGGCAGTACGCGCTGAGCGAGGCGCCCAACCCGGACTACTACCGCATCACGGTGCAGAGGAACcggggcgccgccgccgccgccgacgacgacgagcagcaCCAGTCAGCCTGTCCGTACGCAAGCCCGCCCGGCGCCGTGTCAAACCACCTCATCGAcagcgccgtcgccggcgacACGCTCGAGCTGTCCCACCCGGCAGGGCACATCTTCCTCGACACCAAGAACCTGTCCAACGCGCCGCTGGTCCTCTTCTCCACGGGCATCGGCGCCACGCCCATGCTGTCGATACTCAACTTCACCGCCAAGGAGCAGCCCGCCAGGCCCGTCTCGTGGATCAACGCGTCCCAGGGCGCCATGCCGTTCCAGGCGCGCGTCGACTCGCTGGCCGCCCGGAGGAGGAACCTGAGGAACACGACCCTCGGCATCGCCCACGACGGGCACGCGTCGGCCGACTGCGACGGGCAGGACGACGCCCGGCTCGACTTGGTTTCTCTGCGGCCCGACGACTTGTTCCTCCGCAACGAGTGCACAGAGTACTTTGTCTGCGGGGCGGAGAATATCACGGTGCAGTTTGTAGAGTTTTTGGAGAGGCACGGCATCGACAGGGCGCGGATCCATTGCGAGCTGCAAACAGTAGCAAGGtactaa
- the MT1 gene encoding Sphingolipid C9-methyltransferase 1, translating to MKNKPDLEGDITYIKTPKAAPSAFEAVDCGVPITHSPSIHNAPLPAEGAGSEGFSNIVLGVLLVGVPYFLSRFVGGGLKTTVFFGILTLFPILIAYWTYMSNFSPRINEHVKLPGRPVESYVTFKDAADQAKWSGANKVPIQTFSEMYIDGKADFKGDVLDVLEYRHDWSKFSFTWDLFKYILLTFGPDVLFHTKDQDMEQIRPNYDSGNDHYAWFLGPRMIYTSGIISDTTREETLEELQDNKMAIVCEKLELKEGETLLDIGSGWGTLAKFASVNYGAKVTGITIAENGAAWGNDVLRNAGVPEEQSRILCMDYRDAPKQKYNKISQLEMGEHVGVRKLTTFFRQCYDMLEDDGAMYVQLSGLRQAWQYEDFIWGLFLNKYIFRGADASTPLWNYVRSLESAGFEVKSVDTVGVHYSATLWRWYRNWVGNGDAITAKYGQRWYRIWELFLAWSVIASRQGSATCFQILVVKNLNSVHRINGVGSQFGLSGALATSRAAGKASLPK from the exons ATGAAGAACAAGCCGGACCTGGAGGGTGACATCACCTACATCAAGACGCCCAAGGCGGCGCCGTCTGCCTTTGAGGCGGTCGATTGTGGCGTGCCCATCACTCAC TCTCCGTCCATCCACAATGCCCCTCTGCCGGCCGAGGGCGCCGGGAGCGAGGGCTTCTCCAACATTGTTCTGGGGGTCCTCCTGGTGGGCGTGCCCTACTTCCTGAGCCGCTTCGTGGGCGGCGGCCTCAAGACGACCGTCTTCTTTGGCATTCTCACGCTTTTCCCCATTCTCATTGCCTACTGGACCTACATGTCCAACTTTAGCCCGCGCATCAATGAGCATGTCAAGCTGCCTGGCCGCCCCGTTGAGTCGTACGTGACCTTCAAGGATGCCGCCGACCAGGCCAAGTGGAGCGGAGCCAACAAAGTGCCCATCCAGACCTTTTCGGAAATGTACATTGATGGCAAGGCTGATTTCAAGGGCGACGTCTTGGACGTGCTCGAGTACCGCCACGACTGGTCCAAGTTCAGCTTCACCTGGGATCTGTTCAAGTACATTTTGCTCACCTTTGGGCCCGACGTGCTCTTCCACACCAAGGACCAGGACATGGAGCAGATCCGCCCCAACTACGATTCCGGAAACGATCACTATGCCTGGTTCCTCGGCCCCCGCATGATTTACACCAGCGGCATCATCTCGGACACGACGCGTGAAGAGACGCTGGAGGAGCTCCAGGACAACAAGATGGCCATTGTGTGCGAGAAGCTCGAGCTCAAGGAGGGCGAGACCCTTTTGGACATTGGGTCGGGATGGGGCACGCtggccaagtttgccagTGTAAACTACGGAGCAAAGGTTACCGGCATCACCATTGCCGAGAATGGCGCCGCCTGGGGCAATGACGTGCTGAGAAACGCGGGCGTTCCCGAGGAGCAGAGCCGGATTCTGTGCATGGACTACCGGGACGCCCCCAAGCAAAAGTACAACAAGATCTCGCAGCTTGAAATGGGCGAGCACGTCGGCGTTCGAAAGCTCACCACCTTTTTCCGCCAGTGCTACGACATGctcgaggacgacggcgccaTGTACGTTCAGCTGTCTGGTCTCCGACAGGCCTGGCAGTACGAGGATTTCATCTGGGGCCTGTTCCTCAACAAGTACATCTTCCGAGGCGCCGATGCTTCGACACCCCTGTGGAATTACGTCCGGTCGCTCGAGAGCGCTGGCTTCGAGGTCAAGAG CGTGGATACCGTCGGCGTGCACTATTCCGCCACTCTCTGGCGTTGGTACCGCAACTGGGTAGGAAACGGCGATGCCATCACGGCCAAGTACGGCCAGCGCTGGTACAGA ATTTGGGAGCTTTTCCTCGCTTGGTCCGTCATTGCCTCCCGCCAGGGAAGTGCCACGTGCTTCCAGATCCTTGTCGTGAAGAACCTCAACTCGGTCCACCGCATCAACGGCGTCGGATCACAATTCGGCCTGTCTGGAGCTCTGGCCACCAGCCGTGCAGCCGGCAAAGCGTCTCTCCCCAAGTAA
- the STL1_1 gene encoding Sugar transporter STL1 produces MAPHLGLRGSSLSRAIIWLVVCPAFFCYGYNLSVAGGLLTLDSFVKTFPQLDTINTVGDEQHDNATIQGTVVALFTVGGVFGSLSCIYLGDKLGRRRVIFLASGITVAGAALMASSFSLAQLVVARVVLGVGTGGYLATVPVWQSEMSKPARRGAHVVTDGIFLGAGASAALWIDLGFYFVKTSSISWRFPLGVQAALLLAMMVFVCVLPESPRWLVKQGRQGEARQVLAALNDTAPDDDRITQDIRDIELSLSVCGTLSWKAMLSNGPQRMLHRTVLAAAGQMFQQMCGINLISMYATTIFEQYLGLSPVKSRILAAAMCLTQPFGGSLAFFTIDRLGRRVLMLSSAAGMAVCMAVLSGTMSAGGSTGALVVAVVCLFVFQFIFTVGYAGLTFLYATEVAPLQLRAAISAVSTAAVWIFNFLLAEVTPIGFNTIGYRYYIVFAVLNAAIVPSVYFFFPETSGRSLEEIDEIFFRSKSIWDPPRVAQSLPRTHAGGEESEESASSSSDVKARAEHT; encoded by the exons ATGGCTCCCCATCTCGGCCTACGCGGCTCCTCTCTGAGTCGGGCCATCATCTGGCTTGTTGTTTGCCCGGCATTCTTTTGCTACGGATACAACCTGAGTGTTGCGGGCGGGTTGTTGACGCTCGACTCGTTTGTAAAGACGTTTCCCCAGCTGGACACCATCAACACCGTGGGGGATGAGCAGCATGACAACGCCACCATCCAGG GAACTGTCGTCGCCCTCTTCACCGTCGGTGGCGTGTTCGGGTCGCTGTCCTGCATATACCTCGGGGACAAGCTGGGCCGCCGACGCGTCATATTCCTGGCCTCCGGCATCACCGTGGCCGGCGCCGCACTCATGGCCTCGTCGTTCAGCCTGGCCCAGCTGGTCGTCGCAAGAGTGGTTCTGGGCGTCGGCACCGGCGGATATCTGGCCACGGTGCCGGTGTGGCAGTCGGAAATGTCCAAGCCGGCCAGGCGCGGCGCCCACGTCGTCACGgacggcatcttcctcggcgccggcgcctcgGCGGCCCTGTGGATCGACCTTGGCTTCTACTTTGTCAAGACGAGCTCCATCTCCTGGCGCTTCCCCCTCGGCGTCCAGGCGGCCCTTTTGCTGGCAATGATGGTCTTTGTCTGCGTCCTCCCAGAGTCGCCCCGGTGGCTGGTCAAGCAGGGCCGGCAGGGCGAGGCAAGGCAGGTCCTCGCGGCGCTCAACGACACGGCCCCGGACGACGACCGCATCACCCAGGATATTCGCGACATTGAGCTCTCCCTGTCCGTCTGCGGCACGCTGTCCTGGAAGGCGATGCTCAGCAACGGGCCCCAGCGCATGTTGCACCGGACCGTGCTGGCGGCCGCGGGACAAATGTTTCAGCAAATGTGCGGCATCAACCTCATCTCCATGtacgccaccaccatctttGAGCAGTATCTCGGGCTGAGCCCGGTCAAGTCGCGcattctcgccgccgccatgtgcCTGACGCAGCCCTTTGGCGGCTccctcgccttcttcaccatTGACCGGCTGGGACGGCGCGTCCTCATGCTGTCGAGCGCGGCGGGCATGGCCGTGTGCATGGCCGTTTTGTCGGGAACCATGTCGGCAGGGGGAAGCACGGGGGCCCTGGTCGTGGCCGTCGTCtgcctcttcgtcttccagTTCATCTTCACCGTTGGATACGCGGGCCTGACCTTTCTCTACGCCACCGAAGTCGCCCCGTTGCAGCTCCGGGCGGCCATCAGCGCCGTGTCGACGGCCGCCGTCTGGATCTTCAACTTTTTGCTGGCCGAGGTGACGCCCATCGGGTTCAACACCATCGGCTACCGGTACTACATTGTGTTTGCCGTCCTCAACGCGGCCATTGTGCCGAGTGTGTACTTTTTCTTCCCCGAAACCAGCGGCCGGTCCTtggaggagattgacgaAATCTTCTTCAGGTCCAAGAGCATTTGGGATCCGCCCAGAGTCGCACAGTCACTGCCTCGCACGCACGCCGGCGGTGAAGAATCAGAAGagtcggcatcatcatcatccgaTGTCAAGGCAAGGGCGGAGCATACATGA
- the FGR27_0 gene encoding Filamentous growth regulator 27, whose amino-acid sequence MKPQGQQDRLQQRCSRACDTCKKRKERCDGRQPCGRCNERGVEDKCRFDTDHGVRRRRARHLGTVKQSAAATALDAEGVVCSPQSANTAWEQQSSVAGLHQSRLVRDKRGRFIFLGDSANLSLLRVVRDVARTCHGESRFVADPLRAGFVEASTDDSGSWMDAAGCEPAPAVSAQEAESLVDMFERATSGLVDSVDTAELRTRLAAALHHKSALPAQERIVPYLVVAIGAQSSPQLGHHAEGFFRRGRYLAARHLTDDASIMTVQAYVLITIYLLSASRRNTASMHLRFAIGSLYALGIHRKAVALRFTKKEALLREKLWTTVRILDLFLSASLGRPVATTETRNTRRQDEYSAWNDLCAILEDVLTQVYERRSITAEVVDKIGQHQREWADGHTRAQATAQPATAAPDIGTLHMKQMYYWTIMLLTRPFLIERVVAHVHQTPNNNLGRCALPDLSVSKTLVYACVNSAIKTIRLLEPLARRADVPARLPLLVDAAFHSALTVGLAHFGDLHLVFPLAKHLDLAHSILSAFSDDPVASRNAAIVSFLMEVCQLHIERRHAANMDLECEAIGKLFGQIDHPREQTDPGRPEDAGEAGPYDGGFPDTHASPGNLPLDGLPDGQLPNAIGGSASVYAGSGVSQSPPQMIPGLDPFGPVPTALDGSLAGDPQLFWLDFEKDVSSLFTIIGPT is encoded by the exons ATGAAGCCTCAAGGACAGCAAGACCGGCTGCAGCAGAGATGCTCCAGGGCATGTGACAC AtgcaagaagcgcaaggagCGATGTGATGGCCGCCAGCCGTGTGGTCGGTGCAACGAGCGCGGAGTAGAGGACAAATGTCGTTTCGACACGGACCACGGCGTCCGACGGCGCCGCGCGCGGCATCTAGGCACGGTGAAgcagtcggcggcggcgacggcgctggATGCCGAGGGAGTCGTGTGTTCGCCCCAGTCTGCAAACACGGCCTGGGAGCAGCAGTCGTCGGTGGCCGGGTTGCACCAGTCCCGGCTCGTCAGAGACAAGAGGGGCAGGTTTATATTCCTGGGCGACTCGGCAAACCTGTCGCTGCTCCGCGTCGTGCGCGACGTCGCCAGGACGTGCCACGGGGAGTCGAGATTCGTGGCCGATCCGCTGCGCGCCGGCTTCGTCGAGGCCTCGACAGACGACAGCGGCAGCTGGATGGACGCGGCGGGATGCGAGCCGGCCCCGGCCGTGTCTGCCCAAGAGGCCGAGTCCCTGGTGGACATGTTTGAGAGGGCAACGTCCGGGCTGGTAGACTCTGTCGACACGGCCGAGCTGCGGACGCGCCTGGCCGCGGCGCTGCATCACAAGTCGGCGCTGCCGGCGCAGGAGCGCATCGTGCCGTACCTGGTcgtggccattggcgcccAGTCGTCGCCGCAGCTCGGCCACCATGCCGAGGGCTTCTTCCGTCGCGGCCGGTATCTCGCCGCGCGCCACCTGACGGACGACGCCAGCATCATGACGGTCCAGGCGTACGTGCTCATCACCATCTACCTGCTGTCGGCGTCGCGCCGGAACACGGCCTCAATGCATCTGAGATTCGCCATCGGGTCCCTGTACGCGCTCGGGATACACAGAAAGGCCGTCGCGCTGCGGTTCACCAAAAAGGAGGCTCTGCTGCGGGAGAAGCTGTGGACGACGGTCCGCATCCTCGACCTGTTCCTGAGCGCCTCGCTCGGCCGGCCGGTGGCTACGACCGAGACCCGAAACACGCGGCGCCAAGACGAATACTCGGCGTGGAACGACCTGTGTGCGATTCTCGAAGACGTCCTGACCCAGGTCTACGAGCGGCGGTCCATCACGGCAGAGGTGGTCGACAAGATTGGACAGCACCAGAGGGAATGGGCAGACGGGCACACCAGGGCCCAGGCGACGGCGCAaccggcgacggcagcaccGGACATTGGCACCCTCCACATGAAGCAAATGTACTACTGGACCATCATGCTGCTCACGCGGCCGTTCCTGATCGAGCGAGTCGTGGCCCACGTCCACCAGACGCCAAACAACAACCTCGGGCGCTGTGCGCTGCCGGACCTGTCCGTGTCCAAGACGCTCGTGTACGCCTGCGTCAACTCGGCCATCAAGACCATCCGCCTGCTCGAGCCCCTGGCGCGGCGTGCAGACGTCCCAGCCCGGCTGCCgctgctcgtcgacgccgcgtTCCACTCTGCCCTGACTGTCGGGCTGGCCCATTTTGGCGACTTGCACCTCGTTTTCCCGCTGGCGAAGCATCTCGACCTGGCGCACTCGATTCTGTCCGCGTTTTCCGACGACCCCGTCGCTTCGCgcaacgccgccattgtcTCGTTTCTCATGGAGGTGTGCCAGCTTCACATTGAAAGGCGACACGCGGCCAACATGGACCTCGAGTGCGAGGCCATTGGGAAGCTGTTTGGCCAGATTGACCACCCCCGCGAGCAGACGGACCCGGGCCGGCCAGAGGATGCTGGAGAAGCCGGCCCGTACGATGGCGGTTTCCCCGACACGCACGCGTCCCCGGGTAACTTGCCCCTCGACGGACTGCCCGACGGCCAGTTACCAAACGCAATCGGGGGTTCGGCGTCTGTCTATGCGGGTTCTGGTGTCTCGCAGTCGCCGCCGCAGATGATTCCGGGTTTGGACCCGTTCGGGCCGGTGCCGACGGCTCTTGATGGTTCACTCGCCGGTGACCCGCAGCTGTTTTGGCTCGACTTTGAAAAGGACGTTTCTTCCCTATTTACAATCATTGGTCCGACTTGA